A window of Fibrobacter sp. contains these coding sequences:
- a CDS encoding anaerobic ribonucleoside-triphosphate reductase activating protein has product MSAASGVIAWQKYSFIDFPGTISTVLFFGGCNLRCPYCHNPEIVLNRLPEIPLTEITGYLDKRKGTIEGVVLSGGEPTLHASLPETIALFRDAGFKIKLDTNGLNPDMVIRCSPDYLAVDLKTSFDKYSLLGCGLPDTRERIEKTLEIARSMGLDAEVRITVAPKITDDESIRKMAEVLKGIYRVYLQPVQLNVPLLDPSFAETLPLTTETIETFRKVIAEVVDYCEIRTTD; this is encoded by the coding sequence ATGTCAGCCGCTTCAGGTGTAATCGCGTGGCAGAAGTATTCCTTCATTGATTTCCCGGGTACTATCAGCACGGTTCTGTTTTTCGGGGGCTGCAATCTTCGCTGCCCCTATTGCCACAATCCTGAAATTGTTCTGAACCGGCTTCCGGAGATACCGTTGACTGAAATCACCGGGTATCTTGATAAGAGAAAAGGTACTATCGAAGGTGTTGTACTCAGCGGCGGAGAACCCACTCTTCATGCCTCCCTTCCTGAAACCATAGCCCTGTTTCGCGATGCCGGATTCAAGATAAAACTCGACACAAATGGGCTTAATCCCGACATGGTGATCCGTTGCAGTCCCGATTATCTGGCTGTTGACCTGAAGACAAGTTTTGATAAGTATTCTTTGCTTGGATGCGGCCTGCCCGATACCAGAGAGAGAATAGAGAAGACATTGGAGATCGCCAGGTCGATGGGGCTGGATGCTGAGGTGAGGATAACAGTTGCCCCGAAAATTACAGACGATGAATCGATAAGAAAAATGGCTGAAGTTCTGAAGGGAATTTACCGCGTTTATCTTCAGCCGGTTCAGTTGAATGTGCCACTGCTCGATCCATCTTTTGCTGAGACCCTCCCGCTGACCACAGAGACAATTGAGACCTTCCGGAAAGTGATTGCGGAGGTTGTCGATTATTGCGAAATCAGGACCACTGATTAA
- a CDS encoding ribonucleoside triphosphate reductase, which yields MISTIRKRDGKLVPYDNYKIANAIFKAAESVGGKDFGQALSLAKSVEEALNRKFHPNSIPAVEEIQDLVEKVLIELGHARVAKAFILYREQHRRMRSTRDLVLDIANTMDGYLKMEDWRVHENSNVNYSLGGLILHNSGAITANYWLENIYGHDISTAHRNGDMHIHDLSMFSGYCAGWSLRQLIAEGLGKVKNKISSKPPRHLSTLVQQMVNFLGVLQNEWAGAQAFSSFDTYLAPFVRVDNLSYEEVKQQIQSFVFGVNTPSRWGSQAPFTNITLDWVVPDDLREQPAVVGGQPLDITYGDFQKEMDMINKAFLEVLIEGDADGRGFSYPIPTYNLTRNFNWESENATLLFKMTGKYGTPYFQNFINSKLNPSDVRSMCCRLQLDKRELRNRGGGLFGSDEFTGSIGVVTINLPRIGYLSSTKDDYFRQLDHFMDVARDSLEIKRKVITKLMDQGLFPYTQRYLRHWNNHFSTIGLIGMNESALNFMGKDLTTPEAREFAMEVLTYMRNRLVKYQEDTGHLYNLEATPGEGTSYRLAKIDRVKFSRMLIPGGDNPFFTNSTQLPVNATDDVFDALDMQNDIQKLYTGGTVFHAFIGESIDDPAMVRKLVQKIASNYELPYFTITPTFSICNNHGYLKGKQFSCPNCSEETEVYSRIVGYYRPVQNWNNGKKSEFKLRKLFTASEKKVPETVQVVPETEEQCQPLQV from the coding sequence ATGATCTCCACCATCAGAAAGCGTGACGGAAAGCTTGTTCCTTACGATAATTACAAGATAGCAAATGCGATTTTCAAGGCAGCAGAGTCTGTCGGAGGGAAGGATTTTGGTCAGGCTCTTTCCCTTGCCAAAAGTGTTGAAGAAGCTCTGAACCGTAAATTTCATCCCAATTCTATTCCCGCGGTCGAAGAGATTCAGGACCTGGTAGAAAAAGTACTGATAGAACTGGGACATGCCCGTGTCGCAAAAGCTTTCATCCTTTACAGGGAACAACATCGGAGGATGCGCAGCACCCGTGATCTGGTTCTGGATATAGCCAACACCATGGACGGGTATCTCAAGATGGAAGACTGGAGAGTTCACGAGAACTCAAATGTCAACTACTCTCTCGGTGGACTTATCCTTCACAACAGCGGGGCTATTACTGCCAATTACTGGCTGGAAAATATTTACGGACACGACATCTCCACTGCTCATCGCAACGGGGATATGCATATCCATGATCTCTCCATGTTTTCTGGTTACTGTGCAGGGTGGTCACTGAGGCAGCTTATTGCAGAAGGCTTGGGGAAAGTAAAGAACAAAATCTCCTCAAAACCTCCCCGGCATCTCTCTACCCTTGTACAACAGATGGTTAATTTTCTGGGTGTGCTGCAGAATGAATGGGCTGGAGCACAGGCTTTTTCCTCTTTCGACACCTATCTTGCCCCGTTTGTGAGGGTTGATAATCTCTCTTACGAAGAAGTAAAGCAGCAGATACAGTCTTTTGTTTTCGGAGTCAATACTCCCTCAAGATGGGGTTCACAGGCTCCTTTTACCAATATCACCCTGGACTGGGTAGTTCCCGATGATCTTCGGGAACAGCCTGCTGTAGTTGGCGGTCAGCCACTGGATATCACTTACGGGGATTTCCAGAAAGAGATGGATATGATCAACAAGGCATTTCTGGAGGTGTTGATCGAGGGTGATGCTGACGGGCGCGGATTCTCCTATCCCATTCCTACGTACAATCTGACCAGAAATTTCAACTGGGAGAGTGAAAACGCCACACTGCTTTTCAAGATGACAGGGAAATACGGTACCCCTTATTTCCAGAATTTTATCAATTCAAAACTCAATCCCTCAGATGTGCGCTCCATGTGCTGCAGGCTGCAGCTTGATAAAAGAGAACTGCGTAACAGGGGAGGAGGCCTGTTCGGGTCAGATGAATTCACCGGCTCGATCGGTGTGGTAACAATCAATCTTCCAAGAATCGGATACCTTTCATCAACTAAAGATGATTACTTCAGGCAACTGGATCATTTCATGGATGTGGCCCGTGATTCACTTGAAATCAAGCGTAAAGTGATCACCAAGTTGATGGATCAGGGGCTTTTCCCCTACACTCAGAGATATCTGAGACACTGGAATAACCATTTTTCCACTATCGGCCTTATCGGAATGAACGAGTCTGCACTCAATTTCATGGGCAAAGACCTGACCACGCCGGAAGCACGTGAGTTTGCCATGGAGGTTCTCACATACATGCGCAACAGGCTGGTCAAGTACCAGGAAGACACTGGGCATCTATACAATCTGGAAGCAACGCCTGGAGAGGGTACCTCCTACAGGCTGGCCAAGATCGACAGGGTTAAGTTTTCCCGCATGTTAATCCCGGGCGGTGATAATCCTTTCTTTACCAATTCCACTCAGCTGCCGGTAAATGCTACTGATGATGTGTTCGATGCGCTTGACATGCAGAATGATATCCAGAAGCTGTATACGGGTGGCACGGTTTTCCATGCTTTTATCGGGGAATCGATAGATGATCCGGCAATGGTAAGGAAGCTTGTACAGAAGATAGCAAGCAACTATGAACTTCCATATTTCACCATAACCCCGACTTTCTCCATCTGTAACAATCACGGGTATCTTAAAGGGAAACAGTTCTCCTGTCCCAACTGCAGCGAGGAAACGGAGGTTTACTCCAGAATCGTTGGTTACTACAGGCCGGTCCAGAACTGGAATAACGGCAAGAAGTCGGAATTCAAGCTGAGGAAGCTCTTTACAGCCAGTGAAAAGAAAGTGCCTGAGACTGTCCAGGTCGTTCCGGAAACGGAAGAACAATGTCAGCCGCTTCAGGTGTAA
- a CDS encoding tetratricopeptide repeat protein, translating to MRSRLIQVLSTIVLAVFVQVQAQSIESLMLSGQEMLQNGAFSQAVTQFRKVIQMEPSNFEAQFNLAFAYLGWGRNSNAVEEFKKAMRLQPRNSQVWANLAIAYENLGKSQDAINALYQAVQLDPQNITARMNLAAMYANANAHSKAVAQYKEVISLDGMNEEALTNLSKCLIALGKTDEAKGYLKQAIAANPNNGDAHWELGNIAWKKDNDREKAISEYKLAITVQPNGAHFYENLALALEDKGDKAGAIDVLKKSLIYTDDALKKEKIKEKIELLEKGDTANAKKADDSDTKLTTKSQINDLRKELGKGEKSSETQRINTAPIDVMGDLNDLNVDDGGSTLDLKSEAKKRAEKK from the coding sequence ATGCGGTCCCGACTAATCCAGGTACTCAGTACAATTGTGCTGGCGGTTTTTGTTCAGGTTCAGGCCCAGTCGATAGAGAGTCTGATGTTATCCGGACAGGAGATGTTGCAGAATGGCGCTTTCAGCCAGGCTGTAACCCAGTTCCGTAAGGTTATTCAGATGGAGCCCAGTAATTTTGAGGCTCAATTTAATCTGGCTTTCGCCTATTTAGGATGGGGGAGGAACTCAAATGCTGTTGAGGAGTTCAAAAAAGCTATGCGTCTGCAGCCCAGAAATTCCCAGGTTTGGGCAAATCTTGCTATTGCCTATGAGAACCTGGGAAAGAGCCAGGATGCCATAAACGCACTTTATCAGGCGGTACAGCTCGATCCGCAGAATATCACCGCCCGTATGAACCTGGCTGCGATGTATGCCAATGCAAATGCTCACAGCAAGGCGGTTGCCCAGTATAAGGAGGTAATTTCCCTTGACGGTATGAATGAGGAAGCCTTGACAAATCTTTCCAAATGTCTTATTGCTCTGGGGAAAACCGATGAGGCTAAAGGGTATCTGAAGCAGGCAATCGCGGCTAACCCTAATAATGGTGATGCGCACTGGGAACTGGGAAATATTGCCTGGAAAAAGGATAATGACAGGGAGAAGGCCATTTCTGAGTATAAACTGGCGATAACTGTTCAGCCAAACGGTGCACATTTCTATGAAAACCTGGCTCTTGCCCTGGAAGACAAAGGGGACAAAGCGGGTGCAATCGATGTTCTGAAAAAATCTCTTATCTACACCGATGACGCACTGAAGAAAGAGAAGATCAAGGAGAAAATCGAGCTGCTGGAAAAAGGTGATACCGCAAATGCTAAAAAGGCCGATGATTCGGACACCAAGCTGACTACCAAGAGCCAGATCAACGATCTCAGGAAAGAACTTGGCAAGGGAGAGAAGAGCAGTGAAACACAGAGAATAAACACTGCACCTATCGATGTCATGGGAGATCTTAATGACCTCAATGTTGATGATGGCGGCAGCACCCTTGATCTCAAGAGTGAAGCAAAGAAAAGAGCCGAGAAAAAATAA
- a CDS encoding histidinol-phosphatase, giving the protein MRVDYHVHTPYCGHAHGKIIHYIDSAIENGIQEIGFTDHLGRYYLTPAQKRRYWDWGMDERELVRYYAELSDLREIYSDRIAVKIGLEIDYIEGAEDLLAPFFDNFTLDFCLCSIHCIPRFGWKHLSDYHANTENSEVYKEYFRLSRAALKSGLFHSLAHLDFIWRYVNWPVNEHEEMLSEISQTVQTALQSDRCIEINANGFIFSRAKGNQDFDPFDFLIDQISQFNAPITTGSDAHDPKMVAKAFPEMINFLLSKGITSFRSFSDGKPSSHTLYP; this is encoded by the coding sequence ATGAGAGTCGATTACCACGTTCACACCCCCTACTGCGGCCATGCACACGGGAAGATAATTCATTACATCGATTCAGCAATCGAGAACGGGATTCAGGAAATAGGCTTCACTGATCACCTTGGCCGCTATTATCTCACCCCTGCCCAGAAGAGAAGATACTGGGACTGGGGAATGGATGAAAGAGAACTGGTACGCTACTATGCTGAGTTATCCGATCTCCGGGAAATCTACTCAGACCGTATCGCAGTGAAAATCGGGCTGGAAATCGATTACATAGAGGGTGCGGAAGACCTGCTTGCTCCTTTTTTCGACAATTTCACACTTGACTTCTGCCTCTGTTCCATCCACTGTATCCCCAGGTTCGGATGGAAGCATCTATCTGATTACCACGCAAACACCGAAAATTCAGAGGTCTACAAAGAATACTTCCGTCTCTCCAGAGCTGCTCTGAAAAGCGGACTTTTCCACTCTCTGGCACACCTCGATTTCATCTGGAGATACGTAAACTGGCCGGTTAACGAACACGAAGAGATGCTCTCGGAAATCAGCCAGACAGTACAAACTGCACTGCAATCTGACCGATGTATCGAAATCAATGCAAATGGATTCATCTTTTCAAGAGCAAAGGGAAACCAGGATTTCGATCCTTTCGATTTCCTTATCGATCAGATCAGTCAATTCAACGCCCCAATCACGACCGGCTCCGATGCCCACGATCCCAAAATGGTGGCAAAAGCATTTCCTGAAATGATCAATTTTCTCCTCAGCAAAGGAATTACCTCATTCCGGTCATTCTCGGATGGTAAGCCTTCCTCCCATACCCTTTATCCCTGA
- a CDS encoding adenylosuccinate lyase, whose amino-acid sequence MYEYQNPLLERYASADMSFIFSPQNKFSTWRKLWVALAEAEKELGLSITDKQIEEMRYHVDNIDFELARNFESKTRHDVMAHVYTYGTCCPNAKPIIHLGATSAFVGDNTDLIQMRSALKLILSRLSGLLQVLRDFALKYSDTATLGFTHFQPAQLTTVGKRASLWLYDLMLDFQAIEDFMNNIPFLGVKGTTGTQASFLALFDGDNEKVKALDKKVSSMMGFEKVIPVSGQTYTRKLDFTALSLLSGLAQSLHKMANDIRLLQNLKEIEEPFEKTQIGSSAMAYKRNPMRSERMTSLCRYIISLCQSPAMTAAEQWFERTLDDSANKRLTIPEAFLAADACLMIAINVSDGLVVYPKVISKHIEEELPFMATENIIMAGVKKGGDRQVLHEQIRVHSMESARKVKLEGKPNDLLDRIASDPTFGLSKQELGKLLDVSEFVGRAPSQVREFIDEHIDPLLKHAIPLGINKTATVNV is encoded by the coding sequence ATGTACGAGTACCAGAATCCACTGCTGGAACGATATGCTTCTGCGGATATGTCTTTTATCTTTTCTCCACAGAACAAATTCTCCACCTGGAGAAAGCTCTGGGTAGCACTGGCTGAGGCAGAAAAAGAACTGGGACTCTCAATCACCGATAAGCAGATTGAGGAGATGCGATACCATGTCGATAACATAGATTTTGAACTGGCTCGTAACTTTGAATCGAAAACCCGTCATGATGTAATGGCTCATGTATACACATACGGGACCTGCTGCCCTAACGCAAAACCAATAATACACCTTGGTGCTACAAGCGCTTTTGTGGGTGACAATACAGATCTCATCCAGATGAGGAGCGCACTGAAACTGATTCTCTCCCGTCTAAGCGGCCTGCTTCAGGTATTGAGAGATTTTGCTCTGAAATATTCTGATACAGCAACCCTGGGTTTTACCCACTTCCAGCCGGCGCAATTAACAACTGTAGGTAAACGCGCATCCCTCTGGCTTTACGACCTGATGCTTGATTTTCAGGCAATAGAAGACTTCATGAACAATATTCCTTTTCTGGGTGTAAAGGGAACAACCGGTACCCAGGCAAGCTTTCTTGCCCTCTTCGATGGTGACAATGAGAAGGTGAAGGCACTCGATAAAAAAGTTTCTTCCATGATGGGATTTGAGAAGGTAATCCCGGTAAGCGGGCAGACTTACACCCGCAAGCTGGATTTCACTGCCCTTTCTCTTCTCTCAGGTCTTGCCCAGTCGCTCCACAAGATGGCAAACGATATCCGCCTGCTGCAGAATCTCAAAGAGATAGAAGAACCCTTCGAAAAAACCCAGATCGGCTCCTCAGCCATGGCTTACAAACGGAACCCGATGAGATCTGAACGGATGACTTCCCTTTGCAGATATATCATCTCCCTATGCCAGTCTCCAGCGATGACCGCGGCAGAACAGTGGTTTGAGAGGACTCTCGATGATTCCGCGAACAAAAGGCTCACCATTCCTGAAGCATTTCTGGCTGCCGATGCCTGCCTGATGATAGCGATCAATGTGTCCGACGGGCTGGTAGTATATCCCAAAGTCATCTCAAAGCACATCGAGGAAGAACTGCCTTTTATGGCCACAGAAAATATTATCATGGCGGGAGTTAAAAAAGGCGGTGACCGGCAGGTATTGCATGAGCAGATCAGAGTGCATTCCATGGAATCTGCCCGTAAGGTCAAGCTGGAGGGCAAACCCAATGACCTTCTGGACAGAATAGCCTCGGATCCAACTTTCGGCTTGTCAAAGCAGGAACTTGGAAAGCTTCTCGATGTCTCTGAATTTGTGGGAAGGGCACCCTCTCAGGTACGGGAATTCATCGACGAACACATCGATCCTCTACTCAAACATGCTATCCCTCTGGGAATCAACAAAACCGCAACTGTCAATGTGTAA
- a CDS encoding TIGR01212 family radical SAM protein (This family includes YhcC from E. coli K-12, an uncharacterized radical SAM protein.), with translation MIPYRSYRNYLKSKFGKPVLKVPVSGGFSCPNRDGTISSKGCMFCDNVSFSPAALNESSPVDQLLKKCGTGKFQAFLPYLQPFSNTYGSVERLKEVYEPLLAVPGVIGLAIGTRPDCFNESVYKYLESLAGRAYLCVELGLQSSNDKTLERINRGHSFRDFFATVNRLNKLGIETAAHLMMGLPGESRKEMVQTVKDISELPVNGVKIHQLMVIRGTALEALYKSGELSVLELEDYSQILCDVLPLLRPDQLIHRLMADSRPELGLIAPLWSADKASSMAFIQNRLKNSSV, from the coding sequence TTGATTCCTTACCGCTCATATCGTAACTACCTGAAGTCAAAGTTTGGAAAGCCGGTCCTGAAAGTGCCTGTAAGCGGTGGATTTTCCTGTCCTAACCGTGATGGTACCATAAGCTCAAAAGGCTGTATGTTTTGTGATAATGTGTCATTCAGCCCCGCAGCTTTGAACGAATCCTCTCCAGTGGATCAATTACTGAAAAAATGCGGAACCGGAAAATTCCAGGCGTTTCTTCCATACCTGCAGCCATTCTCAAACACTTACGGTTCAGTCGAGCGGCTTAAAGAGGTTTACGAACCACTTCTAGCCGTTCCCGGGGTTATTGGACTTGCAATCGGAACACGTCCGGATTGTTTTAACGAATCTGTTTACAAATATCTGGAAAGCCTTGCAGGAAGGGCCTATCTCTGTGTTGAGCTTGGATTGCAGAGTTCAAATGACAAGACACTCGAGAGGATTAACAGAGGACATTCTTTCAGGGATTTCTTTGCTACTGTAAACCGGTTGAATAAACTGGGGATCGAAACCGCGGCCCATCTTATGATGGGACTACCGGGGGAGAGTAGAAAGGAGATGGTGCAGACTGTGAAAGATATTTCGGAGCTTCCGGTAAACGGAGTAAAGATTCATCAGTTGATGGTCATCCGGGGGACAGCTCTCGAAGCTCTTTACAAAAGTGGAGAACTGAGTGTGCTGGAGCTTGAGGATTATTCACAGATTCTCTGTGATGTGCTGCCGTTACTTAGACCCGACCAGCTCATCCATCGTCTGATGGCAGACTCCAGGCCTGAACTGGGGCTGATCGCACCATTGTGGAGTGCGGACAAAGCATCATCAATGGCTTTCATTCAGAATCGCCTTAAAAACAGCTCAGTTTAA